Proteins encoded together in one Lathamus discolor isolate bLatDis1 chromosome 3, bLatDis1.hap1, whole genome shotgun sequence window:
- the ZFAND2B gene encoding AN1-type zinc finger protein 2B isoform X1 produces MEFPDLGAHCSWPACQRLDFLPLKCDACEQIFCTDHVAYAQHDCTSAYKKDIQVPVCPLCNTPVPVRRGEMPDVVVGEHIDRDCKSDPAQRKRKIFTNKCLKPGCKQKEMMKVICDQCHKNYCLKHRHPLDHDCSGAARPLSKAGHAAVARAQASSSKTVTALSSGAARPADSPSSPAPARGGRAAVLQARSTSPPAVMLQNGLSEEEALQRALEMSLAESARSSAQPPSSTQEEEDLALARALSASEAEYQQSQRQVQGSKPSNCSMS; encoded by the exons aCTTCCTCCCTCTCAAGTGTGATGCCTGCGAGCAGATCTTCTGCACCGACCACGTCGCTTATGCCCAGCACGACTGCACCTCTGCCTACAAGAAG GATATCCAGGTCCCTGTGTGTCCCCTCTGCAACACCCCAGTCCCTGTGAGGCGGGGGGAGATGCCTGATGTCGTGGTGGGTGAGCACATCGACCGTGACTGCAAGTCTGACCCTGCACAGCGCAAGCGCAAG ATCTTCACCAACAAGTGTCTAAAGCCTGGCTGCAAGCAGAAGGAGATGATGAAGGTGATCTGTGACCAGTGCCACAAGAACTACTGCCTCAAACACCGGCACCCCCTTGACCACGACTGCAGCGGGGCAGCGCGTCCACTCTCCAAAGCAGG GCATGCTGCAGTTGCGAGAGCCCAGGCATCCTCCTCCAAAACGGTCACTGCATTGAGCAGCGGAGCTGCCCGGCCAGCAGACAGCCCCTCTTCTCCAGCGCCTGCCAG aggaggcagagcagctgtgctgcaggctcgCAGCACCTCCCCTCCAGCTGTCATGCTGCAGAATGGGCTG AGTGAGGAAGAGGCTCTGCAACGAGCTCTGGAGATGTCCCTGGCAGAGTCAGCAcgcagctcagcacagccacCCAG CAGCacgcaggaggaggaggatctGGCACTGGCCCGGGCGTTGTCAGCAAGCGAAGCCGAGTACCAGCAGTCACAGCGGCAG GTGCAGGGTTCAAAGCCATCGAACTGCAGCATGTCGTAG
- the ATG9A gene encoding autophagy-related protein 9A: protein MAHFETQYQRLESSSTESPPGGGDLLVHVPEGAKSPWHHIENLDLFFSRVYNLHQKNGFTCMLIGEIFELMQFIFVVAFTTFLISCVDYDILFANKAVNHSQHPSEPIKVTLPDAFLPPNVCSARIQANSFLICILVIAGVFWIHRLVKFIYNICCYWEIHSFYINALKIPMSTLPYYTWQEVQARIVQIQKEHQICIHKKELTELDIYHRILRFKNYMVAMVNKSLLPIRFRLPLLGDTVFYTRGLKYNFELIFFWGPGSLFENEWSLKAEYKRAGNRLELAEKLSTRILWIGIANFLLCPLILIWQILYAFFSYTEILKREPGSLGARCWSLYGRCYLRHFNELDHELHSRLSKGYKPASKYMNCFISPLLTIVAKNVAFFAGSILAVLIALTIYDEDVLAVEHVLTTVTLLGVGITVCRSFIPDQHLVFCPEQLLRVILAHIHYMPDHWQGNAHRYETRDEFAQLFQYKAVFILEELLSPIITPLILIVCLRPKSLDIVDFFRNFTVEVVGVGDTCSFAQMDVRQHGHPAWMSAGKTEASIYQQAEDGKTELSLMHFAITNPKWQPPRESTAFIGFLKERVHRDSSVALAQQAVLPENALFSSIQSLQSESEPHSLIANVIAGSSALGFHMGRDGQASRHLSEVASALRSFSPLQSAQQPPGGFQTAGRDGEGAQPRGTSAMTASGADARTVSSGSSAWEGQLQSMILSEYASTEMSLHALYMHELHKQHTQLEPERHTWHRRESDESGESAHEELDTQRGAPVPIPRSASYPFSSRQPTEETATLQTGFQRRYGGITDPGTVHRAPSHFSRLPLGGWAEDGQSARHPEPVPEESSEDELPPQIHKV from the exons CTCCGTGGCATCACATCGAGAACCTGGACCTCTTCTTCTCTCGC GTCTATAACCTGCATCAGAAGAATGGCTTCACTTGCATGCTCATTGGAGAGATCTTTGAGCTCAT GCAGTTCATCTTTGTGGTGGCATTCACCACCTTCCTTATCAGCTGTGTTGATTATGACATTCTCTTTGCCAACAAAGCGGTAAATCACAGCCAGCATCCCAGTGAACCCATTAAGGTGACTCTGCCAGATGCTTTCCTGCCTCCAAATGTCTGCAGTGCAAG AATCCAGGCAAACAGCTTCCTCATCTGCATCCTGGTGATAGCTGGGGTTTTCTGGATCCACCGACTCGTCAAGTTTATCTACAACATTTGCTGCTACTGGGAGATTCACTCTTTCTACATCAATGCCTTGAAAATCCCCATG TCCACCCTGCCATACTACACGTGGCAGGAGGTGCAGGCCCGCATTGTGCAGATCCAGAAGGAGCACCAGATCTGCATCCACAAGAAGGAGCTGACGGAGCTGGACATTTACCACCGCATCCTCCGCTTCAAGAACTACATGGTGGCCATGGTGAACAAGTCACTGCTACCTATCCGCTTTCGCCTGCCCCTGCTGGGAGACACCGTCTTCTACACGCGGGGGCTCAAGTACAACTTTGAGCTCATCTTCTTCTGGGGGCCAGGTTCCCTCTTTGAGAACGAGTGGAGCCTGAAGGCTGAGTACAAGCGGGCTGGGAACCGCCTAGAGCTGGCTGAGAAGCTCAGCACTCGCATCCTCTGGATTGGCATTGCTaacttcctcctctgccccctcATCCTCATCTGGCAGATCCTCTACGCCTTCTTCAGCTACACAGAGATCCTGAAGCGGGAGCCAGGCAGCCTGGGTGCCCGCTGCTGGTCTCTCTACGGCCGCTGTTACCTCCGTCACTTCAATGAGCTGGACCACGAACTGCACTCACGCCTCAGCAAAGGGTACAAGCCAGCTTCCAAGTACATGAACTGCTTTATCTCCCCGCTTCTCACCATCGTGGCCAAGAACGTGGCCTTCTTTGCTGGCTccatcctggctgtgctcatcgcTCTCACCATCTATGATGAGGACGTGCTGGCGGTTGAGCACGTCCTGACCACGGTCACCCTGCTTGGGGTGGGCATCACGGTGTGCAG GTCTTTCATCCCTGACCAGCACCTGGTAttttgcccagagcagctgctgcgAGTCATCCTGGCACACATCCACTACATGCCTGACCACTGGCAGGGCAATGCCCACCGCTATGAGACCAGGGACGAGTTTGCCCAGCTCTTCCAGTACAAAGCG GTCTTCATCCTGGAGGAGCTCCTGAGCCCCATCATTACCCCCCTGATCCTCATCGTCTGCCTACGACCCAAGTCCTTGGACATTGTGGACTTCTTCCGCAACTTCACTGTGGAGGTGGTGGGTGTGGGTGACACCTGCTCCTTTGCCCAGATGGACGTGCGCCAGCATGGCCACCCTGCG TGGATGTCAGCAGGAAAGACGGAGGCCTCCATTTACCAGCAGGCTGAGGACGGCAAGACAGAGCTGTCCCTCATGCACTTTGCCATCACCAACCCCAAGTGGCAGCCACCCCGTGAGAGCACGGCCTTCATCGGCTTCCTGAAGGAGCGGGTGCACCGGGACAGCAGTGTGGCACTGGCTCAGCAGGCTGTGCTCCCTGAAAATGCCCTCTTCAGCTCCATCCAGTCATTGCAGTCGGAGTCGGAG ccacacagcctgATTGCCAATGTAATAGCAGGCTCCTCAGCACTGGGCTTCCACATGGGCCGGGATGGACAGGCCTCCCGCCACCTCTCCGAAGTGGCCTCGGCCCTGCGctccttctcccctctccaGTCTGCCCAGCAGCCTCCTGGTGGCTTCCAGACAGCaggaagggatggagagggagCCCAGCCTCGTGGCACCAGTGCCATGACAGCCTCTGG TGCTGATGCAAGGACCGTGAGCTCAGGGAGCAGCGCCTGGGAGGGTCAGTTGCAGAGCATGATCCTGTCGGAGTACGCCTCCACCGAGATGAGTCTCCACGCACTCTACATGCATGAG TTGCACAAGCAGCACACTCAGCTGGAGCCCGAGCGGCACACTTGGCACCGTCGTGAGAGCGATGAGAGCGGCGAGAGTGCCCATGAGGAGCTGGACACTCAGCGCGGTGCCCCCGTCCCCATCCCTCGCTCTGCCAGCTACCCCTTCTCATCGCGGCAGCCCACTGAGGAGACAGCCACGCTGCAAACTGGCTTCCAGCGCCGATATGGTGGCATCACAG ACCCAGGCACAGTACACAGAGCCCCATCACACTTCTCCCGCCTCCCTCTGGGAGGCTGGGCTGAGGACGGGCAGTCAGCGAGACACCCAGAACCTGTGCCAGAGGAGAGCTCAGAGGATGAGCTTCCACCACAGATCCACAAG GTATAG
- the ZFAND2B gene encoding AN1-type zinc finger protein 2B isoform X2, protein MEFPDLGAHCSWPACQRLDFLPLKCDACEQIFCTDHVAYAQHDCTSAYKKDIQVPVCPLCNTPVPVRRGEMPDVVVGEHIDRDCKSDPAQRKRKIFTNKCLKPGCKQKEMMKVICDQCHKNYCLKHRHPLDHDCSGAARPLSKAGHAAVARAQASSSKTVTALSSGAARPADSPSSPAPARGGRAAVLQARSTSPPAVMLQNGLSEEEALQRALEMSLAESARSSAQPPSTQEEEDLALARALSASEAEYQQSQRQVQGSKPSNCSMS, encoded by the exons aCTTCCTCCCTCTCAAGTGTGATGCCTGCGAGCAGATCTTCTGCACCGACCACGTCGCTTATGCCCAGCACGACTGCACCTCTGCCTACAAGAAG GATATCCAGGTCCCTGTGTGTCCCCTCTGCAACACCCCAGTCCCTGTGAGGCGGGGGGAGATGCCTGATGTCGTGGTGGGTGAGCACATCGACCGTGACTGCAAGTCTGACCCTGCACAGCGCAAGCGCAAG ATCTTCACCAACAAGTGTCTAAAGCCTGGCTGCAAGCAGAAGGAGATGATGAAGGTGATCTGTGACCAGTGCCACAAGAACTACTGCCTCAAACACCGGCACCCCCTTGACCACGACTGCAGCGGGGCAGCGCGTCCACTCTCCAAAGCAGG GCATGCTGCAGTTGCGAGAGCCCAGGCATCCTCCTCCAAAACGGTCACTGCATTGAGCAGCGGAGCTGCCCGGCCAGCAGACAGCCCCTCTTCTCCAGCGCCTGCCAG aggaggcagagcagctgtgctgcaggctcgCAGCACCTCCCCTCCAGCTGTCATGCTGCAGAATGGGCTG AGTGAGGAAGAGGCTCTGCAACGAGCTCTGGAGATGTCCCTGGCAGAGTCAGCAcgcagctcagcacagccacCCAG CacgcaggaggaggaggatctGGCACTGGCCCGGGCGTTGTCAGCAAGCGAAGCCGAGTACCAGCAGTCACAGCGGCAG GTGCAGGGTTCAAAGCCATCGAACTGCAGCATGTCGTAG
- the ABCB6 gene encoding ATP-binding cassette sub-family B member 6 — MAVLGGYCEGNSSIAQAWVEQGFQPCFFFTLVPTVLLSICLLLGALQYACYVRFGRAMEPKYIPRSRLYHGQVLLSLLLALQPFGGLLWQVVGPGRLYGYMLLHACLWALSWGCTIALLQLEHTRVLAHDRIRGHGTILLLFWALAFAAENLTLVCWRSPLWWWALENTNQKVQFGFWLLRYICTFMLFILGMKAPGLPHKPYMLLVNEEERDVENSQPLLSDGNRTSSTWKDFRRKLRLLVPYMWPRGNHLLQGLVLFCMTLMGLERAINVFVPIYYKNIVNELTQGAPWHTLAWTVCTYVGLKFLQGGGAGSTGFVSNLRTFLWVWVQQFTNRQVQVQLFAHLHGLSLRWHLGRRTGEVLRSVDRGTSSINSLLSYIVFSIVPTIVDIVIGIIYFTSVFSAWFGLIIFVCMSLYLTLTIFITEWRTKYRRDMNARDNEAKSRAVDSLLNFETVKYYNAESYEVKRFNDAIVKYQLSEWKVSASLGLLNQTQNLVIGLGLLAGSLLCAYFVTEHKLQVGDFVLFGTYIIQLYTPLNWFGTYYRMIQSSFVDMENMFELFDEVQEVKDAMNAGDLRLEAGRIEFENVHFSYVDGKEILQDVSFSVMPGQTLALVGPSGSGKSTIIRLLFRFYDVRGGCIRIDGQDISQVKQASLRAHIGVVPQDTVLFNDTIANNIRYGRILATDQEVQEAAQAADIHDRILSFPDGYSTQVGERGLKLSGGEKQRVAIARTILKGPRIILLDEATSALDTETERNIQASLAKVCAHRTTIVVAHRLSTVVGADQILVLKDGRIAERGRHEELLQKGGVYAGMWLQQQAGDEGESKEHRTEKPTGSKKGP, encoded by the exons atggcagtgctggggggctACTGTGAGGGCAACAGCTCCATTGCCCAGGCCTGGGTCGAGCAgggcttccagccctgcttctTCTTCACACTGGTACCAACCGTGCTGCTGAgcatctgcctgctgctgggcGCCCTGCAGTACGCCTGCTATGTCCGCTTCGGCCGTGCCATGGAGCCCAAGTACATCCCCCGCTCCCGCCTCTACCACGGCCAGGTCCTGCTGTCCCtgctcctggccctgcagcccttTGGGGGGCTGCTGTGGCAAGTGGTGGGGCCAGGACGGCTCTATGGGTACATGCTGCTGCACGCCTGCCTCTGGGCTCTCAGTTGGGGATGCACCATCGCCCTCCTGCAGCTGGAGCACACACGGGTGCTGGCGCACGACCGGATACGGGGCCAtggcaccatcctcctccttttctgggCCCTGGCCTTTGCTGCTGAGAACCTCACCCTGGTGtgctggaggagcccactgtgGTGGTGGGCGCTGGAGAACACCAACCAGAAG GTGCAGTTTGGCTTCTGGCTGCTGCGTTACATATGCACATTCATGCTCTTCATCCTGGGCATGAAGGCCCCTGGGCTGCCCCACAAGCCCTACATGCTGCTGGTCAATGAGGAGGAACGAGACGTGGAGAACAGCCAG CCACTCCTGTCTGATGGCAACAGAACCTCCTCCACCTGGAAGGATTTCCGGAGGAAGCTGCGGCTGCTGGTGCCATACATGTGGCCGAGGGGCAATCACCTGCTGCAGGGACTGGTGCTGTTCTGCATGACACTCATGGGGCTGGAGCGGGCCATCAATGTCTTCGTCCCCATCTACTACAAGAACATCG TGAATGAGCTGACACAGGGTGCTCCCTGGCACACCCTGGCCTGGACTGTCTGCACCTACGTGGGGCTAAAGTTCCTGCAGGGCGGAGGTGCTG GCTCCACCGGCTTCGTGAGCAACCTGCGCACCTTCCTGTGGGTGTGGGTGCAGCAGTTCACCAACCGGCAGGTGCAGGTCCAGCTCTTTGCCCACCTGCATGGGCTGTCCCTGCGCTGGCACCTGGGCCGGCGCACCGGCGAGGTCCTGCGCAGCGTGGACCGCGGCACCAGCAGCATCAACAGCCTGCTCAG CTACATCGTCTTCAGCATCGTCCCCACCATTGTGGACATTGTCATCGGCATCATTTACTTCACCTCAGTTTTCAGTGCCTGGTTTGGCCTCATCATCTTCGTGTGTATGAGCCTCTACCTGA CTCTGACCATCTTCATCACTGAGTGGAGGACCAAGTACCGGCGGGACATGAACGCACGGGACAACGAGGCCAAGTCCCGGGCTGTGGACTCACTCCTCAATTTTGAGACG GTGAAGTACTACAATGCGGAGAGCTACGAGGTGAAGCGCTTCAATGATGCCATCGTCAAGTACCAG CTCTCGGAGTGGAAGGTCAGTGCCTCGCTGGGCCTCCTCAACCAGACCCAGAACCTGGTCATcggcctggggctgctggcagggTCCCTGCTCTGCGCCTACTTTGTCACTGAACACAAGCTGCAG GTGGGGGACTTTGTCCTCTTTGGCACCTACATCATTCAGCTCTACACACCGCTCAATTGGTTCGGGACTTACTACAG GATGATCCAGAGCTCCTTCGTGGACATGGAGAACATGTTCGAGCTCTTTGACGAGGTGCAGGAG GTGAAGGATGCGATGAATGCCGGTGACCTGCGGTTGGAGGCCGGGCGGATCGAGTTTGAGAATGTGCACTTCAGCTACGTGGATGG GAAGGAAATCCTGCAGGACGTCTCCTTCTCTGTGATGCCTGGGCAGACCCTGGCCCTG GTGGGACCTTCCGGCTCAGGGAAGAGCACCATCATCCGCCTGCTCTTCCGCTTCTACGATGTGCGGGGTGGCTGCATCCGCATCGATGGGCAGGACATCTCCCAG GTGAAGCAGGCATCACTGCGTGCTCACATCGGGGTGGTGCCCCAGGACACGGTGCTCTTCAATGACACCATCGCCAACAACATCCGCTACGGACGGATCCTGGCCACTGACCAGGAGGTGCAGGAGGCAGCCCAGGCCGCTGACATCCATGACCGCATCCTTTCCTTCCCTGATG GATACAGCACCCAGGTGGGGGAGCGGGGGCTGAAGCTGAGCGGAGGAGAGAAGCAGCGCGTGGCCATCGCACGCACCATCCTGAAGGGTCCCCGCATCATCCTGCTGGATGAG GCCACGTCCGCGCTCGACACAGAGACCGAGAGGAACATCCAGGCCTCCCTGGCCAAGGTCTGCGCCCACCGCACCACCATCGTTGTTGCACATAG GCTCTCCACCGTGGTGGGTGCAGACCAGATCCTGGTGCTCAAGGATGGGCGCATCGCAGAGCGAGGGAG gcacgaggagctgctgcagaagggtGGTGTGTATGCTGGgatgtggctgcagcagcaggctggcGATGAGGGCGAGAGCAAGGAGCACCGCACCGAGAAGCCCACAGGCAGCAAGAAGGGGCCATGA